TATGGTGTCTTTGACAGTGAAAAATTTATCAGGAAAAATTTATGGTGATCATGAAACAATAAATGGATATACATATTTAAAGGATGATTCAAAAACTTCAACTTTTGAAGATACTACCACTCCATGGTTAGATAAACTTTATGTAGATGGAGTGAATTTTTATAGTAATCCTGAAGTGAATAATGCTTATAAAGATTATTGCAGTTTGGTTAATGAAATAGAGAAAGTCGATAGAGGGATAATGCCAGGAACTGATAAAAGTTTTAGAGAGGTAACTTATACAGAAGTTGATGATGCATATAAATATTACTTAAAAGAAATCAGTCAGATTAGACAAATTTTTGATCTTTATAATGGGAATGATGATGATTTGGAAATGAATGCAGGATGTAATTATAGAGGAACGAAATGGAATACTAATAATAATAAATATAAAGCTGCTAGTTTTAAATCTAATGAAATAACAGAAAGATGGAATCACTACGCAGGAACAATTTAAAATTAATTGGGAAAAGTAAGAATAGGAATTTTATGTAAATTTAGCAAGGGGTCAGTTTAAAACCCCTTATTTTTAAATAAAAATAGAAATTCTTAAACATAATATTTTTCTCCATAACTTTGCATAAGTTCCAAAATAGGCAGCAAATCTTTTCCTTTTTCTGTAAGAACATATTCTGTCTTTTTTGGGTAAACATCATATTCCCTTTTTTCGATGAGTTTTTCTTCAATTAAATAGTTCAGGTGCTCGATAATCATTTTTTCGTTACTGCCTTTTATTTGATTTTTGAAATCTTTTGTTCTGACTTTTCCGTGTCTTAAAAGCCATAATATGATGACTGTCCATTTTTTTGATAATATTTTTTGAGTTAATTCCAGTGGACAAGTGTAAATTTTTTCTTCCATATAAATTTTCCTTTCAATGAAATTATTTGAAATTTTAAAAAACACCAAATAATCTTGATTTTACTATAATTTTTTTATTTTTTCTATATTTTTTTAGAAATTTTTATAAAATACCACACTCGAATTAGCAGTCCTCCTGTCCAGCCTATCGGTGCGGCAATCCAAATTCCGTTATAGTCTAACGATGTTTTGGAAAGTAAAATGGCTAGAGGCACTTGAAACATACAAAATGAAGTAATAGAGGCTATTAGTGGAACTAAGGATTTTCCGTAGCCTAGTAGCAATCCATTTAGTATTTGCATTGTGCAGAAAATTACGTAAAATGCTGAAATTATACGTAAATATTGATTTCCTATAAAAATCACTTCGGGATTTCGGTTAAATATTGAAATAAAGAATGCTGGAAAAATAAAAATAATAATTGAGATTATGATGGAAAATGAGATTCCTAAAAGTAGGCTATCTTTTCCACCTTTAATTATTCTATCTATTTTTTTGGCTCCATAATTTTGAGCTGTAAAAGTCATCAACGCCTGTCCTAAATTTATGGATGGCAATTCTGCGAAGGAATCAATTCGGGAAGCAGAAATAAAAGCTGCAATACAGTCTGTTCCAAATCCATTTACAAGAATTTGAATGACAATAAATCCTAGGCTGATTAAAACTTGCTGTAACATTGCTGGCATTCCAATAATCAGTATTTCTTTTAAAATATTAAAATTTAAGTTGAAATAATATTTTTTAAAAATTAAATTTGGATATTTAAATTTTATGTAAAATAAACAAAGAAAAAAGGAAATAAACTGTGAAATAACAGTTGCAATTGCAGCTCCAGCAACTCCAGAGTTTAGTACTGCTACAAAAAATATATCTAAGATAATATTTAAAATTACGGAAGTAATTAAGATGTAAGTCGGTGTTTTTGAATCACCTATGCCTTTTAGTGTATTTGTGAGGGAATTATAACCAAAAGTTGGGACAACTCCAATAAAAATAATTTTTAAATAGATATTTGCCTCCAGTGACAATTTTTGCGGAACATTAATTAAAATTAAAATATTATTTGACAGTAAAAAACCTAATGTTGTAACAATAAGAGATAAAACTATGGAAAAAATAAATCCTGTATTTGCCGTGATTTTCAAATTTTCCATATCTTTTGCACCAAAATATTGGGAAATTAGAATGCTTGTCCCTAATGAAATACCTATAGAAACAGTTATTATAAGTACATTAATTTGATAACTTGAGCCTACAGCCGCAAGGCTTTCCTTTCCTAAAAAATTTCCCACAATGATTGTGTCTGAAATATTGTAAATCTGCTGAAATAAATTTCCTATTAAAATTGGCAAAGAAAAATAAATTATTGTTTTTAATTCGTTTCCTTTTGTTAAGTCTTTCATTTTATCTTCTCCTGATTTTTATATGTTTCTTAATTGTTATTTTAACATTTATTTTATCTAATATGAATAACGTACTTTTTTGTAAGTATGTTTTTTATTAGTTAGCTCAAAGATACTTGTGATTTCGGTTGTGAAAAATTGTATTATTTTATTATTTTTAAAAAGGAAAAAAAGGATAAAGAAATTTTTATTTGACTTATATTTTCTAGCATTGTATAATAAACTTATATTTATAAAAGTGGAGAGTGAAAAAACTGATCCATAAGAAAGATGCAAAAAAGAAAGAGGTAAGGATTTATGGAAAATGAAGAGCTTATTTATAAATTTTCAGGAAGCAATTTGATAAAGGAAGATCCTGATATGCTTCATCATTTCCAAATGGAGGACTTCGTAGCACATTTGAAGCAAGAAGTAATTTAAGTTCTTGCCTTGTTTAGTTTGTAAATTTGGCTTTTTTAATAAATTTAATAATAAAGAAAGGAATTAAAAAATGATTTTTTTGAAATCGCTGGGAAGTATTTTTCCCATCATTGTTATGATTGCAATTGGATATATTTTGAAAAAAAGACACTGGTTTCATCATACATTTAGTGAAAATGTGTCAAAACTTATAACAAATGTGGCCTTGCCTTGTTCAATATTTTATTCAGTTTTAAAATATTTAAATATGGATGCCCTGAAGGAAGTGTCAAACCGTTTAATTTTTACATTTGCTTCAGTGATTATTGGATATGTTGCAGCCTTTGTAGTTATAAAGATAGTGAAAATGCGAGATGGAAGACGTGGAGTATTTTATAATGCTGTAGTCAATGCAAATACGATATTTATTGGACTTCCTTTGAATATGGCTCTTTTTGGGGAAGCGGCTTCAAAGTATTATTTGATGTATTACATTACTAATACAGTGTCAATATGGACTTTGGGATATATGCTTTTGGCAAATGATCCAATGGATGCAGGAAGTGGAGATGGGAAAGGCGGATTTAACCTGAAAAAGTTATTGTCACCACCGCTTATTGCTTTTGTTATCGCATTCGTTGTGCTTCTTTCGGGAATAAAAGTTATGACGCCGATTGTGGAAACTACTAAGTATCTTGGAAGTATTGTGACACCGCTTGCTTTGCTGTATATTGGGATTGTATTGGCGGATGCAGGGCTTCATAGTATTAGATTTGATTTGGATACAAATTTGGCTTTGCTTGGGAGATTTGTATTTTCTTCAATTGTCATGATTGTGCTTTTGAAAATTGCAGGACATTATGTGCATTTGAATGACCTGGAAATAAAAACCTTTGTAATTCAGTCGGCAGCGCCAGTATTTGCAGCATTGCCTATTTTGGTAAATGAAACTGACGGAGATATTGGATATTCTACAAATGTAGTAACTACAAGTACGATTTTATTTATATTAGTTGTACCAATTCTTATGAGTATACTTAATATAATTCATATTTAATTTAAAATTTAGAAAATCATTAATTTGATTTTCTTTTTTAGTGATTAAAGTATTAATTAAACTCGATTTTATCGTTCATAATTATTAATCTTGAAATTAACAAAGAAATATGATAAACTTTTAATATATACTTGATACTTGAGATATGTTCAAATATTTAATATTTATATTTAAATTAGTTAGAATAAAAAATAAAGTTTGAATAGAATAATTATAATCTTTGAGTTTAATTTAAAAAAATTTTAGTATAATAATTGCAGTTTTAGGAGGAAAAGTGAAAAAATTAATAGTATTGCTTGCTTTATTAGTGTCAGGAATTTCATTTTCAAATACAAATGCAAGCAAAAGTAAAAGTTTATGTAAATGGATTAAGAATCCAAATATCTACGTATCTAAAGAAATTGATTTGATAAATCATTCACAATTAAAGGGAGATATTTATTGTGATGTTGAAAATGATTATATGACATATTATGTTGGAATAGGAAATATAGAAATTGGACTGCTTTATAATTTAAGAGAAAAAAAAGAATTGACTTATGAAAATATTTTTAATATATTGGCTGATTTTCAGTCTGATATTTTAAAATTGCTTCCAACAAATATACCAGAAAAGGATAAAAAAAACAAACCAAGATATTATACTTACAGACTATATGTTTATGATGCCAAGAGGGGAGATACCTATATGCTGTTTAAATATATTTATGATACAGCAAAGCCTGATGGAGATTGGAAAATTTATTATAACAATGAAATTTTTTCAAAAACAAGTGAAAATATGCAACGGGTTTTGAAAAATGCCGGTTATCTTCCAACAGAAGATATAGTGTATTAATTAAGGGGATCTATGAAATTAATTTTAGAAGAAAACATAAACTATAAGACCAAAATAAATGATTTTGGCGTTGAACCTGTAAATAAGAGAATTATAACAACGGGAGAAAAATTAATATACTTTAACAAGGGAAAATTTGAAAAGGAAAGTGGAGGGAAAGTAAAAAATTGTGAAATTATAAAATATATAAAGGAAAAAAATCAATTATTTGTTTCCAGTATATTTTTTGTTTCTACTCCAAGCGGGAAAGTATATAAATGTGATGGAAATAAAAAAAGAATAGTAGAACTTGTATTTGACATGGGAGATATAATTCAAGTTATGAATTTTATAACAAGCGGAAGGATTGTCTATATTAAAGATAATATTCTTTTTTCCTATGATGTCGATACAAGAGAATTAATTTTCACAAAACTTTCAAAATGTAGAAAAAATGGGAGTTATAAAATATTCACAAGTGGAGAAAATGTTATAATAAAATTTAGGGAAGATCATAAGCAAATAAATACAATAAGTATTTTTGAAAACAGATTAAAAAAAATATTTGAAGTAAAAACAGAAAATAATCATGCCTATTCAAAAATAGTTGGACTCCAATACTTTGCAGGAACAGAAGATGGCGAGGTTGAAATATGGAATATTCTGGATCAGGAACTTTATAATTCGATAAAAATTTCAGATAGAAAAATAACATACATTGAAGAGTTTGAAGGGAAATATTTTATCGGACTTGAAAATGGAGAATTAATAATTACAGATGTAAAATTTAATATTTTAATGCAGGAAAAAATATTAAAGGAAAGAATTGTAAAAATTTGCGTGATTGAAAATGAGATTTATGTAATGGGATGCGAGAATAGAATAGTTAAGTATAGGATGGTTTTATAAAGTTAATAGATATAAAAAATAAGTTGTCTTAAAATCTAAATTCACAGTTATTAATTTAGCTGTGATTTTTTTTAGTTGTAAGAGGAAAATCATTTTATAATTTTCATTGTAAAAATTGTGTATAAATGTTATAATTTGGCGGAAAAATATATTACAAATTGTAAGCAAAATATAGGGGAATATATGGATTTTTGACATTATAACTAATTTTCTTGTATCGTTGCAAAGGAAATTCATGAGAGAATAAGAGAGGAAGTGATGAATGAGTTGGAAAGAAATAAAATTAAGCTGTATGGATTTAATAATTTAACGAAAACGTTAAGTTTTAATATTTATGATATTTGTTATGCCGAAACAGAAAGAGAGCAAAAGGATTATATTGCATATATTG
The DNA window shown above is from Leptotrichia wadei and carries:
- a CDS encoding winged helix-turn-helix transcriptional regulator — its product is MEEKIYTCPLELTQKILSKKWTVIILWLLRHGKVRTKDFKNQIKGSNEKMIIEHLNYLIEEKLIEKREYDVYPKKTEYVLTEKGKDLLPILELMQSYGEKYYV
- a CDS encoding MATE family efflux transporter, giving the protein MKDLTKGNELKTIIYFSLPILIGNLFQQIYNISDTIIVGNFLGKESLAAVGSSYQINVLIITVSIGISLGTSILISQYFGAKDMENLKITANTGFIFSIVLSLIVTTLGFLLSNNILILINVPQKLSLEANIYLKIIFIGVVPTFGYNSLTNTLKGIGDSKTPTYILITSVILNIILDIFFVAVLNSGVAGAAIATVISQFISFFLCLFYIKFKYPNLIFKKYYFNLNFNILKEILIIGMPAMLQQVLISLGFIVIQILVNGFGTDCIAAFISASRIDSFAELPSINLGQALMTFTAQNYGAKKIDRIIKGGKDSLLLGISFSIIISIIIFIFPAFFISIFNRNPEVIFIGNQYLRIISAFYVIFCTMQILNGLLLGYGKSLVPLIASITSFCMFQVPLAILLSKTSLDYNGIWIAAPIGWTGGLLIRVWYFIKISKKI
- a CDS encoding AEC family transporter, whose product is MIFLKSLGSIFPIIVMIAIGYILKKRHWFHHTFSENVSKLITNVALPCSIFYSVLKYLNMDALKEVSNRLIFTFASVIIGYVAAFVVIKIVKMRDGRRGVFYNAVVNANTIFIGLPLNMALFGEAASKYYLMYYITNTVSIWTLGYMLLANDPMDAGSGDGKGGFNLKKLLSPPLIAFVIAFVVLLSGIKVMTPIVETTKYLGSIVTPLALLYIGIVLADAGLHSIRFDLDTNLALLGRFVFSSIVMIVLLKIAGHYVHLNDLEIKTFVIQSAAPVFAALPILVNETDGDIGYSTNVVTTSTILFILVVPILMSILNIIHI